In Chlorocebus sabaeus isolate Y175 chromosome 5, mChlSab1.0.hap1, whole genome shotgun sequence, one genomic interval encodes:
- the UBE2I gene encoding SUMO-conjugating enzyme UBC9, whose amino-acid sequence MSGIALSRLAQERKAWRKDHPFGFVAVPTKNPDGTMNLMNWECAIPGKKGTPWEGGLFKLRMLFKDDYPSSPPKCKFEPPLFHPNVYPSGTVCLSILEEDKDWRPAITIKQILLGIQELLNEPNIQDPAQAEAYTIYCQNRVEYEKRVRAQAKKFAPS is encoded by the exons ATGTCGGGGATCGCCCTCAGCAGACTCGCCCAGGAGAGGAAAGCATGGAGGAAAGACCACCCGTTT GGTTTCGTGGCTGTCCCAACAAAAAATCCCGATGGCACGATGAACCTCATGAACTGGGAGTGCGCCATTCCAGGAAAGAAAGGG ACTCCGTGGGAAGGAGGCTTGTTTAAACTACGGATGCTTTTCAAAGATGATTATCCGTCTTCACCACCAAAAT GTAAATTCGAACCACCGTTATTTCACCCGAATGTGTACCCCTCGGGGACAGTGTGCCTGTCCATCTTAGAGGAGGACAAGGACTGGAGGCCAGCCATCACAATCAAACAG ATCCTATTAGGAATACAGGAACTTCTAAATGAACCAAATATCCAAGATCCAGCGCAAGCAGAGGCCTACACGATTTACTG CCAAAACAGAGTGGAGTACGAGAAAAGGGTCCGAGCACAAGCCAAGAAGTTTGCGCCCTCATAA